CGCACGTCGCCCGTCAGGCCGCATTTTGTTGGATGCGCTGCAGCAGAAACTATAGCGTTCTGCCGCTACCCTGATGTACTGCACGCGTCCACTGTCGAGGTAATCCGGACCAGGCCGACGTCCCGCGTCACCCCCGCCCCTCTAGCGCTGCAGCCACATACGTGCCGTGGTAGCAGATGCTGAGTGTGGGCCTCCGACGAGCTCCGCCGATATTGCCGATTCTCTGCATATCAATTGATATCAAAATGCCACGAATCTTTGCGGATCAGCAGCTCACTCGCGTTTCTGGCTTCGCAACTCAGAAATTCGGGCTGCTAATGGCCACTGCCTTTGTCATTCTCTTCGGTGCTTCCTGCGCACCGACAACACCTGACACTCGCTGGCCCGACTGGCAGAACGCTGCAAGTTCAGACCAGATTTTTGAGATTCGAGAAAGCAGGTCCACCTGTCGCACATGCATTGGACTTCGCCAAGTGCTGCTCATCGCCGACACGAGTCGGTTTGGAGCGGTCGATGAGAGCCCGTTTGTCACGATCGACAGCGCACACCGCATTTGGGTGGCGACCTACAACGGCTACAAGGTTTACGATGCCAGAGGCCAGTATGTCCGTACTGTGGGGCGGTTCGGCGGCGGTCCCCTGGAGTTTACAGCCGCCGGCCCGATTTATACGGATGCTGATGGTCGACTCCACGCGTTTGACCCCGCCGTGTATCGCGAGCTGATAATCAGCAACAGCTTCGAGCTGCTGGACACGCGTCAATTACCACTGGGCGCCGTCGAGGACGTCGTCGGACTCTCCAACGACGGGCAACGTGCGCTGGTGAATGCCGAATTCATAGACCCGCAGCTCTTTGCAAGCGCAGTTCATCAGCTTGATTCCGGAAAGGTCACGCGATCATTTGCTACCTCGACTGACAGCGTTTCTCCGCATAGAGGGAGCGCGCTCGCGCGAAAAATTGCCGTGGCGCGGACCGGGCATTTCATCATTGCCAAGAAGTACGTATATGAGTTCGACGTGGTCAGCCAAGAAGGCACGTCACTCTTGCGCGCTCGTCGGACGAAGGTGTGGCCGTCACCACCGGGAGGAGTACCGAAGCCGCTTGAGCCAAGCGATGAACTCTGGGGTTCTATCCACGACATCACCGTCGACAGCGACGGGCGTCTTTGGGTTCTCTCGTGGGACCCCAAGCCCAATTGGCGCGACCTCGTTAGCATCCGCACTGGCCCCGATGGCGCGGCAGACGTCCGGCAAAAGGATGATAGTGAGTCGCTGTATGTTACGAGGCTCGAGGTCTTTGACCTGAGGAATGGGGAAATTCTCGGGACGCAGACATTTCAGAACATGATTTGGGGATTTCTCGGACCAGACCGTGCCTTTGGTTTCAACTACGCAGCATCGGGCGAGCCGCAACTTGCCGTCTTCCAGCTTTCACTGGACGACGCTCCCAACAAATGACGACTACCGAGGCGGCAGATAAAGCGGGAATTTGCTCTGGTAGAGCTCCGCCGACTCCCGTCGTTAACACGGATTACGGAGATCTCGACAGTTAGCGCCCATCTCACGGCATAACGTGCGTTGCAGCGGACGAGCGAGCTGCGGAACCTCGCGGCGCTCGCATTTTATTGAGTTCGCTCGTAGCATAGCTGAGGCGTTCGGGCCACGTAGTCGGGGCACATGGCAACTGCAAGTTTGGTGATATGTGCTCTGCGAATATCTTTGAGGGGGCAGTCGATGCGAAATGCGCTGGGTATTGTAGTGCTGCTTGTTTCCGTGCTGAGCACGGCCTGTGACATCGGGCCGACAAATCCTCTTGAGTCGTTGCCAGGCGACGTTCGTTCGTTTCTCCAAGCCGATCCGACGCTCGGCGTACGGAAGAGCACGCCCATCGAGCTCACGGGCACGGACGTCTCGATGTACCGCATTTCGTATGGCGAGCCGCTCGACTGTCCGAGCGGGTGCTTCTATGCAGAGGCACTGGTGGTGCGCGCTGGTGGCCGGGTGGGCTGGGCGACCTATCTCAATCCGGCGCCGAATAGTCGTGTCTTTCGCGTGCAGCCTCAGGATACGTCCAGCTTTACCCCGGCGCTTCTCACCGCACTCCGACGCAAAGACGTCAGTGCACATTCTGCGATCGCCTTCATGCTCGCCTGCTCGCCGAACATGGCTGACGCTTTTCGTGAGCGAATTCGGCTTGAGACGCCCACGCTTGCGCCGCCGAGCTATTGTCCCAAAGCCTGACCTGCGCGCGAAGCGCCCTAACGCAAGGCGGTTAGACATGCAAAGCTACACTTCACGACGGCGCTGATGAAATGATGCACTGCGTGGTCGTGTACGAAGGAATCCCAATCGGCCACGTGGAATTGCCCGAAGGGCGCGATTGGTCCGGAGGCCTGCTCGATCCATTGGCCGGCTACGATCGTGTGCGTTCCATTGTTGAAGCGGCGGGCGGCACGGCTGATCTCGCCCTGCGCATTTTGCGACTGCCCCGTGACGACATGCCGCGCGTTGACGATCTGGAGTTCCACGTTGCTTCGGCCCTCCAGCGTCTCGCACTGTTGCACTTCGAATTGCGCGATGAGGCGGGCCTGACCGTACCGGCTGTGGTGGTACGCGTGGCGGATCCACGAGACGTTCCTGCCTTATCGGGTGATCGTAGCGTGCGGGTGCACGCGCACTTTCGCTATTCGCTTGGGACGCGAGGTGCCGAGGCGATCGCAAGAAGTGTGGGGGGTAGTGATGGCGCGCGCTTCGATGTCTAACGAAACGTTGCTGAATCATCTTCTTTACAAGGCTGTCCTGTTGCTGTTGGCGCCGAGCGAAGCATCGGCATTTCGCAGCGCGCCGCCCTGCAGTCTCGCGGCCGTTGACAGAAGCCAATGGATACAAGTGATCACCGGAACGATCGGCTTCTCGCTTCCTAAAAGTTTTCGGGAGATTCCCGGCCTCGCCATTGATTCCGACATGCAACGATGGAGCTCGCCAGGACAGGGCCGCATCGAATACGACTACGGTAGTCATTCGAGTGCATACGCTGGTGGACCAACTGATTCGTCAGTCACAGGGTGCACTATTACCCGGGATCGCCTCTTGGCGGTGCTGCCGACTATCCGTCGGGTTCGCTAGCCGAGCCAAGGGGGTGCCTACCGAAGCATTGATGTCGACAGCACGCTGAGGCGTGAGGTGGCAATCGCTCAGAATCGTGGGGAAGAGAATGCAGGCGACGACCGGGCACATTGCAGCCAAGGATGGTCCGATGGTCCGTGCGCCATCATCGTCCACACGGCCGTGGGCGCTGCGTATACGTCGTGTCCGTGGCTCTCCGGCTTCACGGATCACCGATCGGATGTGTTCCGTGTCGTGACGCCCCGCCCTGTGCCCACTCGTCGGCGCCCCCGTGGCGCGGGTGCCACTTAGCCTCGTATCGGTACCGAGAGCGATGCAAAGAACGGCGGCCGTTTGCTCCCTGCGCTCGCTGGCCGCATTGTTCAATGAGACACAGTCGATGGCGCAATCAATCGCGCGTGACGTCAATCATGGAGTGCTTCGATGAGTTGGGTCAGAATGCTCTTGCTGGGTAACGTCGGCCAGCAGCTTGACATTGACGATGTCGAGAATGAAGTCGTTCGCTTGCGTGCACGTTTGAGTTCCCAGCACACGACAGACCGAACGCAAGATGAAGCGCTGCTGACCCTGCGACGCGAAATCACGGACTTGAAGCTCGTGGTCGGCGAGCTCACGCGATTGTTGGTCGCGGGCGGCACGCTCCCGGCTGAAGCGATCGAGCAGTTGGTCCGCGGCGTTGACGCGCGTGCTACACCACCAACAAGATAGAGTCGTCTCGCGGAATTCCTGCGAGGGATCCGTCATTCATTACGATAGCAGAGGCGAGCGTTGGACACACGCGGGGGAAACGTGAGATACTTTCGGCTGATCGGTGCCACCGTCGCATTGTTGGTGGGGTGCCGTCGCGGCGTTCCAGAAGAACAGATGACACCGGACGATTGGGATGTGATGTCGATGTCGCTTTCGCCATGTCTCGAAGCCTCCGCTGTGCCACGCACTCAGGAGGGGAAGACGTGGGCGCTACGAGACCCCGCGGGGATCATACAGTGGCCGGTCGACCTGGTCGAGCTGAGGGGTAGCAGCGGTACGCAACGCGTCTGGATCGGTATGGACTCGAGCAAAGTGGAGTACACAGTGGCGAGCATGCCCCCCGGCGGCATGGCATCGGCTATTCCCATGGTGATGGAGAACCGCTGCATGCTCCCGGTGGGAGGACATAGGGCGCTCACCCACCGGTTGCGGAGCGACTCGACCGTGACCAAGCGAGCCCTCTACCTCGCGGATGCAACGGTGGTGGTTCGTGACAACGTCGCCATTCACGTGTGGATCGAAGCCCCGAGTGCAGGCCGCCGCGACCTGTTGCTGCGCGCGGTAAGCGAACTGACGTTGCGATAGCGCTTAATCGATGTCACCTCAGCACCTCTATCACGTGACCAAACGCTTTCGAAAGCACCTCGCCGCCAATTTCCTGTACGCGTTGCCGCTGAGCCTCGCGATGAACACCGCGCTCGCGGCACAGACGCCCGATACACGCGCCGTGCTGAAGACGGTGTTCCCCGAGAATATCGAGCGAGACTTGGCGGTGTCGGCAGCGCCGGAGCATCTGCGTGCCGGCGCGACGGTCTATGTCTACGGCGCGAAGGGCTTCAGCAGAGTGCAATCCGGCACCAACGGCTTCACCTGCCTCCTCAATCGTGACGCGTTCTTCTACGGCCGGACCGCGTTCAAGCCAACCTGCTGGGATGCCGAAGGCGCCACCAGCTACGTCCCCGTGATGATGCGCGTCGCCGAACTGCTCGCCGTCGGTAAGTCGGTCGAGGAGATTCGCGCCGACGTGGACGCCGGCTTCAAGGATGGTCGATTCCATCGCCCACGGCGCACCGGTGTGGCCTTCATGCTCGCCGGTGACATCGAGCTGGAGCCAGCCACCGGGAAGATCGTGAAGCAGGCGTTCCCGGGACACTACATGATCTACGCCCCGGGCGTGTCGAGCGAGGACCTCGGCTATTCACGCGAGGCCGCCACCGCCAATCCCAGCCTGCCGGTCATCTTTCGTTCCGGCGCGGGAGGCACGGAGCTCGGCTATCTGATCATCGTACCGCAGCACCAGTAAATACGGCAGATTGCGAAGGAGGCCGTCTAGCGGCTTGCGCTCGCCGGTGTCGTGCGCTGGTGGAAGGCGCGTACAGGTCTAGAGGAGATTGGCGATGTCGATGTAGGATACGGATCGGCGCGCGGCCTGCGCCCCAGGCTCGTCACCGAGATCGCCGCGAAGCCCACCGAGTTGTCGGACGCGGCGCTCAGTGCTCGTTTCGACGGGCCCGCGACGCGCGCGAAGGAGATCTCTCCGGATATCGGGGAGCGTGATTCGGAGGAAGACGATGCGCGTGCCTACCTTCCTGAGAACCTGGTAGGCCTTCGTACGGCGGTGTCGGCGGCCGCGAGTCGTCAGCTCGGACTGGTCGTCCTGCTGCGTCAGCGTGCGGCAGTAACCCGCGTTCACTGCAGCTCCACGCCCACCACAATGGTGCGTCGGTTGAAGAACGGTCGCACGGCCTCGCGACGCTGCCAGCGCGCGTCGTAGCTCCAGCCGCTCACGTTGCCACGGTCGAGCAGGTTGATCGCCTCCACGAACGTGGCCGCCAGCCGGCTGCCGCGCACCGAAAGGTGCGTGAGGCGCACATCGGTGCGCGCGTACGACGGATACCGTGCGCCCTGTAGCGTACCAAAACGCGGCTGCCACAGGTCACCGGACAGCGAATCGGCTCCGATCACCGCGGTGAACGGTCGACCGGTGGCCACGCGTTGCGTGACGCCCAGGCGCCATGCGGACGTGGGGCGCCACGTGATCACAGCAGTACCCGCATGCGACACGTCGAAGGGGAGCGGCGCGCGCGCTCCCGATGTCAGCGTCCCAACGGCGCGCGTGGCCGCGTACGTGATCCATCCGTCGACGCGTCGATCGGCCATCGACGCGCGGCGCACCAGCAGCTCCATGCCGTCCACGGTGCCGCGAGCGAGCGAGGGGCCACCGCGTGCTCGGTAGTCGCGATAGCGTTTACGAAACGCCTCGGCGCGGATGTCGAGTGCTCCCTTCCGCTCGGCGCCTGCCACGAGATGATCGGCACGCGTGGGGATGTCGGCCAGCTGCACTGGCGTGGAAAGGTCGAGCGTTGGGCGAAAGGCGCCCTGTCTGAACACCCCCGCCGCGAGATGCCACTGAATGCGGCCGGTGGGTAACGAGAGGTTGACGCGCGGATCGAGCGTGACGCCGGCAAGCAGGGGCAGCCGGTCGGCACGAAGGCCGGTGGTGAGTTGGGCACGCCCCACGTCCCACACGGACTCGGTCCACACGCCCACGTGCGCGGCGTCGCGCCTCACCGCCAGTGCGCGTGAGGGCGCGTCCTGCGCCAGCGCCGGGGTTATGGGCACGCGGCCGTCTTCGTCCAGCGCGAAGTGCGCCACGTCGACGCCGCTCCGCAGCCGCCACGACGATACCGCCTGCCACGTGACATCGGCCGATGTCGTCAGCGTGCGATCGGTGCGCGCGCGATCAAGCACGCCGAACGCCTGCCGTGATCGACGGAGCGATGCCGCCGCGGCGCCACGCCAGATGAGCGGCGCATGCAACGCGGCCCGCCGCGCGGACACGACGAACGCACCGCCTTGTCCGTTGGAACGGTAGGCACCGGTGTAGTCACCGCGCGCCACGTCGCGCGCTACGTCGTCGCCACTCAGCATGAGCGTCGCGCGCAGTTCCGTACGACGATCGGGCTCGACGCCGAGGCCCAACGCGAGGTCCCCAGAGCGTGGCGCACTGGTGTACTCGCCGAGGCGATCGTTCATCCACAGCATGGGCGTGGTGTGCGAGAGCCGGGTGCTGCCCCACCACCCGGCACGCCGACCGAGAGGCCGGCGTTCGGTGGTGGATGCGGTCACACTGGAGAGGCCGAATCGCCGCTGCGCCTGACGCGGCCGACCCTCCGTCTCCACCTCGATCACTCCGGAGAGCGCATTGCCAACGCGCGCCGAGAAGCCACCGGGGGAGAATTGCGTCGACTGCAGCACCTGCGGGTCGAGCGCCGCGAAGAGCGCGCCATCGAGCGACTCGAAGCGCGACGCACCCAC
This region of Gemmatimonas groenlandica genomic DNA includes:
- a CDS encoding DUF1877 family protein; translation: MRWWKARTGLEEIGDVDVGYGSARGLRPRLVTEIAAKPTELSDAALSARFDGPATRAKEISPDIGERDSEEDDARAYLPENLVGLRTAVSAAASRQLGLVVLLRQRAAVTRVHCSSTPTTMVRRLKNGRTASRRCQRAS
- a CDS encoding TonB-dependent receptor, translating into MRASTQSPTPDPLGPCLAAATARDLARADALGEAALQQLSGRLAATPDDIPALVVAARVISQCRIPAAEMVRRGELSAQALEYLDRVVERDSTHWLARYMRAQHYLQAPPFMKREGAAARELDRLFALQGARTDLSEFARPYQLRSQLWKRQGQLDSARAVLQRGLRLFPQDSLLRAAYEPFAASSSPPPATSISAVVVRAARPMAPPAVGMTRQMQRMDVMLAPGAAADVFQAMQLQGGATLVGDGAELHARGGDPAESPLLLNGARLVGASRFESLDGALFAALDPQVLQSTQFSPGGFSARVGNALSGVIEVETEGRPRQAQRRFGLSSVTASTTERRPLGRRAGWWGSTRLSHTTPMLWMNDRLGEYTSAPRSGDLALGLGVEPDRRTELRATLMLSGDDVARDVARGDYTGAYRSNGQGGAFVVSARRAALHAPLIWRGAAAASLRRSRQAFGVLDRARTDRTLTTSADVTWQAVSSWRLRSGVDVAHFALDEDGRVPITPALAQDAPSRALAVRRDAAHVGVWTESVWDVGRAQLTTGLRADRLPLLAGVTLDPRVNLSLPTGRIQWHLAAGVFRQGAFRPTLDLSTPVQLADIPTRADHLVAGAERKGALDIRAEAFRKRYRDYRARGGPSLARGTVDGMELLVRRASMADRRVDGWITYAATRAVGTLTSGARAPLPFDVSHAGTAVITWRPTSAWRLGVTQRVATGRPFTAVIGADSLSGDLWQPRFGTLQGARYPSYARTDVRLTHLSVRGSRLAATFVEAINLLDRGNVSGWSYDARWQRREAVRPFFNRRTIVVGVELQ